In one window of Arachis ipaensis cultivar K30076 chromosome B06, Araip1.1, whole genome shotgun sequence DNA:
- the LOC107646883 gene encoding uncharacterized protein LOC107646883 encodes MVAKTKVGENHVNDLAEIFGQIRAYNMRLNPEKCAFGVQARRLRPYFQSHTINVRTSQPLRQILARPDLAGRLIKWSIELSEFDIHYQPRSSVKSQYLADFVAEFTGSSPNEDNEHWVLFVDGASNTQGSGAGILLENPGGVIVEHSLRFSFRASNNQAEYEALIAGLRLAIELQITHIEREQNYRADTLSKLATSQSHNASLLQSTLQEPSINMIGNFQTEDSWQKPYIQYLKNAELPLEVQDTKKFKRQASFFTLLNDQLYRRGYSRPLLKCLDRTEAEIALAEVHEGICGTHSGARSLAHKILRAGFYWPTLLEDSKKKVRTCDHCQKHAPTLHIPAEELHQSTVSWPFNKCGIDILGPFPTAPRQNLKVKQHFSSVEHPQSNGLAEAANKVLLQALRKKLDDAKGLWAELVPEILWGYNTSVHSTTKETPFCLVYGSDAMIPVEISQNSLRTQHEAHDDSRRAELDLVKEVRTIAAIRQKALQQRIAQRHNKTVRPRSFNQGDLVLRKTETARKQPSHGKLAATWDGPYRINKVIGKGAYHLEELDGTILPNTWNVSSLKKYFS; translated from the exons ATGGTCGCCAAAACAAAGGTCGGCGAGAACCATGTCAACGATCTCGCTGAGATATTCGGCCAAATCCGAGCTTATAACATGAGACTTAATCCAGAAAAATGTGCCTTTGGTGTCCAAG CAAGAAGGCTTCGTCCCTATTTTCAGAGCCATACAATCAACGTTAGGACGTCCCAGCCACTACGCCAGATACTCGCCAGACCCGACCTAGCAGGGAGGTTGATCAAATGGTCCATTGAACTCTCGGAATTTGATATCCACTACCAACCTAGATCATCCGTCAAGTCACAGTATTTAGCCGATTTTGTTGCTGAGTTTACAGGATCAAGCCCAAATGAAGACAATGAACACTGGGTATTGTTCGTCGATGGAGCATCAAACACCCAAGGATCAGGTGCAGGGATACTCTTGGAAAACCCCGGAGGAGTTATTGTTGAACATTCTCTCCGATTTTCCTTTAGAGCCAGCAACAATCAGGCCGAATACGAAGCCCTCATTGCGGGGCTCAGGTTAGCAATTGAATTACAG ATTACACACATAGAAAGAGAGCAGAATTACAGAGCAGATACATTATCTAAATTAGCTACAAGCCAGTCACACAATGCTTCGCTTTTACAGTCAACTTTGCAGGAGCCGAGCATAAATATGATCGGCAATTTTCAAACCGAGGATAGTTGGCAAAAGCCATATATCCAATACCTTAAAAATGCAGAACTTCCACTAGAAGTACAAGACACAAAAAAGTTTAAGAGGCAGGCATCTTTCTTTACATTGTTGAATGACCAATTATATCGACGAGGTTATTCTCGACCATTGCTGAAATGCTTAGACAGGACCGAAGCTGAAATAGCCTTAGCTGAAGTCCACGAAGGCATCTGTGGAACACATTCAGGGGCAAGGAGCCTAGCACACAAGATCCTCCGTGCCGGTTTTTACTGGCCGACCTTATTGGAGGACAGTAAGAAAAAAGTCCGAACTTGTGATCATTGCCAAAAGCACGCCCCTACATTACATATCCCAGCCGAAGAATTACACCAGTCAACGGTAAGCTGGCCATTTAATAAATGTGGAATTGATATCCTCGGACCTTTTCCAACTGCACCAAGACAG AATTTAAAAGTCAAACAACATTTTTCTTCAGTTGAACACCCCCAATCCAATGGTTtagcagaagctgccaacaaggTCCTCCTCCAAGCCCTACGAAAGAAACTCGACGACGCTAAGGGCTTATGGGCCGAGCTTGTTCCGGAGATCTTATGGGGATACAATACCTCGGTACATTCAACAACCAAGGAAACACCATTTTGTTTGGTCTATGGTTCGGATGCAATGATTCCAGTTGAAATATCACAAAACTCCCTAAGAACGCAACATGAAGCACATGATGACTCCCGCCGAGCTGAACTTGACCTGGTTAAAGAAGTTCGAACCATAGCAGCAATTCGGCAAAAGGCATTGCAGCAACGAATAGCACAACGTCATAACAAGACCGTCAGACCGAGATCATTTAATCAGGGTGATTTGGTGTTAAGAAAGACTGAAACAGCGCGTAAACAACCTTCCCATGGCAAGCTCGCCGCAACATGGGACGGACCTTACAGAATAAACAAAGTGATCGGCAAGGGTGCATATCATCTAGAAGAATTAGATGGAACGATACTACCTAACACTTGGAATGTCAGTTCATTGAAGAAATACTTCAGCTAA